A portion of the Malania oleifera isolate guangnan ecotype guangnan chromosome 3, ASM2987363v1, whole genome shotgun sequence genome contains these proteins:
- the LOC131150699 gene encoding large ribosomal subunit protein uL24z-like — translation MKYNPRVSSSRRKNRKAHFTAPSSVRRVLMSAPLSSDLRSKYNVRSMPVRKDDEVHVVRGTYKGREGKVVQVYRRKWVIHIERITREKVNGSTVNVGINPSKVLITKLRLDKDRKSLLDRKAKGRATADKDKGAKFTAEDIMQSVD, via the coding sequence ATGAAGTACAATCCCCGAGTCTCGTCGTCTCGCCGGAAGAACCGAAAGGCGCACTTCACTGCGCCTTCGAGCGTGCGGCGCGTTCTTATGAGTGCGCCGCTTTCGTCGGACCTGCGCAGCAAGTACAATGTCCGATCGATGCCGGTGCGGAAGGATGACGAGGTACATGTGGTTCGCGGCACCTACAAGGGCCGCGAAGGCAAGGTCGTGCAGGTTTACCGTCGCAAGTGGGTGATCCACATCGAGCGCATCACCAGGGAGAAGGTGAACGGCTCCACCGTCAACGTCGGCATCAACCCTTCCAAGGTTCTCATCACCAAGCTCCGCCTCGACAAGGACCGCAAGTCCCTCCTCGATCGCAAGGCCAAAGGCCGCGCCACCGCCGACAAGGACAAGGGCGCTAAGTTCACCGCCGAAGATATCATGCAGAGCGTCGATTGA